Proteins found in one Triticum aestivum cultivar Chinese Spring chromosome 4D, IWGSC CS RefSeq v2.1, whole genome shotgun sequence genomic segment:
- the LOC123098736 gene encoding uncharacterized protein — MQIANNKFGCALTLRRGACAVRWCGGLRRWGADTCSLCTVASPCISCAPQPSPSRHSRSRSKDAEAVQVNSALASMTNFIAKYFSHWMCRRIYNLSRGRVGRSGREGFTYLFYTDKSSLSRIAMGALDGGLDIPHSDKRLAGFKKDKKQLGAEIHRKYIYEGHVADYMKRGTNPATRAKDQGGSKPSPPLPYNQVIIGWEQKGEQAMTLFKFGFDKESRQ, encoded by the exons ATGCAAATTGCTAACAACAAG TTCGGCTGCGCTCTGACTCTTCGTCGAGGAGCATGCGCAGTGCGGTGGTGCGGTGGCCTCAGAAGGTGGGGCGCCGACACCTGCAGCTTGTGCACAGTGGCGAGTCCATGCATCTCCTGCGCCCCGCAACCTTCTCCTTCCCGGCACAGTAGGAGCAGGAGCAAGGATGCCGAGGCGGTTCAG GTGAATAGTGCTTTAGCTTCAATGACCAATTTTATTGCTAAATATTTTTCCCACTGGATGTGTCGAAGAATATACAACTTG TCGCGAGGAAGAGTAGGAAGATCAGGCAGAGAGGGTTTCACATACCTCTTCTACACTGACAAGTCTTCGCTTTCCAGGATTGCCATG GGAGCTTTGGATGGTGGTCTTGATATTCCGCACAGTGACAAGAGACTTGCTGGCTTCAAGAAGGATAAGAAGCAGCTGGGCGCTGAGATTCACCGCAAATACATCTATGAAGGTCATGTTGCTGACTACATGAAG AGAGGGACGAATCCGGCCACCAGGGCAAAAGATCAGGGTGGATCCAAGCCATCACCGCCTCTCCCTTACAACCAGGTGATAATTGGGTGGGAGCAAAAAGGAGAGCAGGCAATGACCCTCTTCAAATTTGGCTTCGATAAGGAGAGCAGGCAATGA
- the LOC123098737 gene encoding uncharacterized protein, with the protein MGAAAAIEYVDLWRRIQSIQPSAEPDRISWKWTDNGIYTASSAYKALFHGSTASPFWRLIWRSWAPDSAKFFLWLASMDRCWTAERRARHGLPQDPLYKLCGQELESLDHLLARCVFSRITWHEILSWCRLPIPTPCSTDAFFDWWCKTNNTAPASSRKGINSLVALTAWSIWKHRNAAVFDNAWPSNDDLARTIKDEARLWARAGATKLASIIPVT; encoded by the coding sequence ATGGGCGCCGCTGCTGCGATCGAGTACGTCGATTTGTGGCGACGGATCCAAAGCATTCAACCTTCGGCCGAACCGGACAGAATCTCTTGGAAATGGACCGACAATGGGATCTACACGGCAAGCTCTGCGTACAAAGCCTTGTTCCATGGATCGACCGCCAGCCCATTCTGGCGTCTCATCTGGCGATCGTGGGCACCTGACAGCGCCAAGTTCTTTCTCTGGCTCGCCTCGATGGATCGCTGCTGGACGGCTGAGCGCCGCGCTCGCCATGGATTGCCTCAAGATCCCCTCTACAAGCTCTGCGGCCAAGAGCTCGAGTCCCTGGACCACCTACTTGCCCGGTGTGTCTTCTCCCGGATTACTTGGCACGAAATCCTCTCATGGTGCCGCCTACCAATCCCTACGCCGTGCTCCACCGACGCCTTCTTCGACTGGTGGTGCAAGACCAACAACACTGCCCCAGCTTCATCTCGCAAAGGGATCAACTCGCTCGTCGCGCTCACTGCCTGGTCCATTTGGAAGCACCGAAACGCCGCTGTCTTCGATAATGCCTGGCCCTCAAATGATGATCTTGCTCGCACAATCAAAGACGAGGCCCGCCTATGGGCACGTGCTGGAGCAACTAAGTTAGCATCCATCATTCCTGTAACCTAA